A genomic stretch from Juglans microcarpa x Juglans regia isolate MS1-56 chromosome 3S, Jm3101_v1.0, whole genome shotgun sequence includes:
- the LOC121257454 gene encoding ankyrin repeat domain-containing protein 2B yields MASKSSKDLPADAKSGSTDKKNTKTETSSGESQTGQRGPTSPPGAGIPDNPFDFSAMSGLLNDPSIKELAEQISKDPSFNQMAEQLQKTFQGASLEDGFPQFDTQQYYNTMQQVMQNPQFMTMAESLGNSLMQDPSMSNVLESFSNPSNKDQLEERMARIKEDPSLKPILEEIENGGPAAMMRYWNDKDVLQKLGEAMGLAVAGDATTSAENSVPDEPEDPGNEDESIVHHTASVGDVEGLKKALASGADKDEEDSEGRTALHFACGYGEVKCAQVLLEAGATVDTVDKNKNTALHYAAGYGRKECVALLLKNGAAVTLQNMDGKTPIDVAKLNNQQDALKLLEKDAFL; encoded by the exons ATGGCCTCTAAGTCTTCGAAGGATCTTCCTGCTG ATGCAAAGTCAGGTTcaacagataaaaaaaacaccaaaactgAGACATCCTCCGGGGAATCACAGACAGGACAAAGAGGGCCTACTTCTCCGCCAGGAGCTGGGATTCCTGACAATCCTTTCGATTTTTCAGCCATGTCTGGTCTGCTCAAT GATCCAAGCATTAAGGAATTAGCTGAACAGATATCAAAAGATCCTTCCTTCAACCAGATGGCAGAGCAACTCCAGAAGACTTTTCAGGGTGCATCACTTGAAGATGGTTTCCCACAGTTTGATACTCAACAATATTACAACACCATGCAACAGGTTATGCAGAATCCCCAATTTATGACCATGGCTGAGAGCCTTGGTAATTCATTAATGCAG GATCCATCAATGTCTAATGTGCTTGAAAGtttttcaaatccatcaaaCAAAGACCAGCTTGAGGAACGAATGGCACGCATCAAAGAAGATCCATCTCTGAAGCCTATTTTAGAAGAGATAGAGAATGGTGGTCCCGCTGCCATGATGAG GTACTGGAACGATAAAGACGTTCTACAGAAGTTGGGTGAAGCTATGGGTCTTGCAGTTGCAGGAGATGCAACCACTTCAGCTGAAAATTCTGTACCAGATGAACCTGAAGATCCGGGTAATGAGGATGAGTCAATTGTTCATCACACTGCTAGTGTTGGTGATGTAGAG GGTTTGAAAAAAGCACTAGCCTCTGGTGCTGACAAGGATGAAGAAGATTCGGAGGGAAGGACAGCATTGCATTTTGCATGCGGGTATGGTGAG GTGAAGTGTGCTCAGGTCCTTCTCGAAGCTGGAGCAACAGTGGACACAGTGGACAAGAATAAAAATACTGCACTTCATTATGCAGCTGGTTATGGAAGGAAGGAGTGTGTGGCATTACTGCTGAAGAACGGTGCCGCCGT TACACTTCAGAACATGGATGGAAAGACTCCCATTGATGTTgctaagttaaacaaccaacaagACGCGCTGAAGCTGCTCGAGAAGGATGCCTTCCTGTAA
- the LOC121257453 gene encoding UDP-rhamnose/UDP-galactose transporter 3-like codes for MEKERKSSTVAVSDVGAWAMNIISSVGIIMTNKQLLSSSGFAFTFATTLTGFHFSVTALVGWLSNAAGYSATSKHIPMWELLWFSIVANTSIAGMNFSLMLNSVGFYQISKLSMIPVVCVMEWIIHGKRYSMEVKMAVAVVVVGVGICTVTDVKVNAKGFLCSCVGVICSSLQQISIGSLQKKYSVGSFELLSKTAPLQALSLLVVGPVIDYYLTGKLLSNYKLSSGAIFFILLSCSLAVFCNMSQYLCIGRFSAVSFNVLGHMKTVCVLTLGWILFDSELTPKNILGMMLAVIGMVVYSWAVEVEKQAGTKIIAMKHSISEEDSHLLKGENGEGLEKDVEIGKSLNRPTFS; via the exons ATGGAGAAGGAGAGGAAATCATCGACTGTAGCAGTGTCGGATGTTGGAGCATGGGCTATGAACATTATAAGCTCTGTTGGGATTATCATGACCAACAAGCAGCTTCTGTCCTCTTCTGGTTTTGCTTTCACCTTCG CAACAACTTTAACTGGCTTCCACTTTTCTGTGACTGCATTGGTTGGTTGGTTGTCTAATGCTGCCGGTTATTCTGCTACATCAAAGCACATCCCGATGTGGGAGCTTCTTTGGTTTTCAATTGTTGCCAACACTTCAATCGCTGGAATGAACTTCAGCCTCATGCTGAACTCTGTTGGATTTTACCAG ATTTCAAAATTAAGTATGATTCCTGTGGTTTGTGTGATGGAATGGATTATTCATGGCAAACGGTATTCAATGGAAGTCAAGATGGCTGTTGCAGTTGTTGTTGTTGGGGTGGGCATCTGTACAGTAACAGATGTGAAAGTTAATGCCAAAGGTTTTCTCTGTTCCTGTGTTGGAGTTATATGTTCATCGTTGCAACAAATT TCGATTGGTTCCTTACAGAAGAAGTACTCAGTAGGCTCTTTTGAATTGCTAAGCAAGACAGCTCCATTACAAGCTCTCTCCCTTCTTGTTGTTGGTCCAGTAATCGATTATTACCTTACAGGAAAACTTCTATCAAATTACAAGCTGTCTTCTGGTGCAATT TTTTTCATACTACTCTCTTGCTCTCTGGCTGTATTCTGCAATATGAGTCAGTATCTCTGCATTGGACGCTTCTCTGCAGTCTCCTTCAATGTTTTAGGTCACATGAAAACAGTATGTGTCCTGACATTGGGGTGGATACTCTTTGATTCAGAGTTGACACCGAAAAACATCCTCGGCATGATGCTTGCCGTCATCGGCATGGTTGTGTATAGTTGGGCAGtggaggttgagaagcaagcTGGTACCAAGATCATTGCCATGAAACACAGTATATCAGAAGAGGATTCACACCTTTTGAAGGGGGAAAATGGAGAGGGTCTAGAGAAGGATGTAGAAATTGGCAAGTCCTTGAATAGGCCAACCTTTTCATAA
- the LOC121257455 gene encoding chloride channel protein CLC-e isoform X1 gives MRSLEWTWRFTNLKRHCFYQKPPGPPLLLISASFCNKISLQSLNNSFSSPVYNCSSYTESGIGLRPPSALPDGGKFDEDDMGADGSKEEEEEEDEKQQLRSVATASTISVAEESNSATIISSCLVGLLTGVAVVLFNNAVHEIRDVSWDGIPYRGASWLREEPTQVIWKQVILVPACGGLIVSLLNLLRADPSLQSDQQDSSPPPSSAPTISLSLPNNVKAALRPFLKAVAACVTLGTGNSLGPEGPSVDIGTSIAKGVGTLFDKSPNRKLSLVAAGSAAGIASGFNAAVAGCFFAVESVLWPSPAESSVSLTNTTSMVILSAVIAAVVSEIGLGSEPAFKVPEYDFRSPSELPLYLLLGMLCGFVSLILSRCTSYMLVIVENLHSSIGIPRALFPVMGGLAVGLIALAYPEILYWGFENVDILLESRPFVKGLSADLLLQLVAVKIVATSLCRASGLVGGYYAPSLFIGAATGMAYGKFISLAVAQSNSLIHLSILEVASPQAYGLVGMAATLAGVCQVPLTAVLLLFELTQDYRIVLPLLGAVGLSSWITSGQTRRIDVKEIKKIKQNSSTTTPQPEMSSSSTMGASSSALAEKASYMSNLCEVESSLCINDSDIEAKELEKRIFVSEAMRTRYVTVLMSSTLNDTVSLMLTEKQSCAMIVNDHNILIGLLTLGGIEEFSKIVKARSKRTKELLVSEMCTLDEEICRVPWTATPGMDLLSVQIIMNKHGVSQVPVIEDVEDHRGHLVGLLDAECIDLTCRALATREFLS, from the exons atGCGGAGTTTGGAATGGACATGGCGCTTCACCAATTTGAAGCGCCACTGTTTCTATCAGAAGCCACCAGGCCCTCCGCTCCTCCTCATCTCCGCCTCTTTCTGCAACAAAATTTCACTCCAATCTCTCAACAACTCGTTTTCGTCACCGGTTTACAATTGCAGTAGCTATACGGAATCCGGGATTGGACTCAGGCCTCCCTCTGCTCTGCCTGATGGTGGAAAGTTCGATGAGGATGATATGGGTGCGGACGGaagtaaagaagaagaagaagaagaagatgaaaaacaGCAGCTCAGAAGCGTGGCAACCGCTTCAACAATTTCCGTCGCAGAAGAATCTAATTCGGCGACAATAATATCCTCTTGCTTGGTTGGTCTTCTTACAGGCGTTGCCGTTGTGCTCTTCAATAACGCA GTGCACGAGATACGTGACGTTTCCTGGGATGGGATTCCGTATCGGGGTGCCTCGTGGTTGAGAGAAGAGCCCACTCAAGTGATATGGAAGCAAGTCATTTTGGTCCCTGCTTGTGGGGGCCTCATTGTGAGCTTGTTGAACCTGCTTCGAGCTGATCCTTCTCTGCAATCGGACCAACAAGACTCTTCTCCTCCCCCTTCTTCCGCACCAACCATTTCGCTTTCGCTGCCTAATAATGTTAAGGCTGCATTGAGACCATTTTTAAAGGCAGTCGCTGCTTGTGTCACCCTCGGCACGGGGAATTCCTTAGGGCCTGAAGGTCCTAGTGTTGATATAGGCACTTCCATTGCCAAAGGTGTTGGCACTTTGTTCGACAAAAGTCCCAATAGAAAGCTCTCTCTTGTGGCTGCGGGATCAGCTGCTGGAATCGCTTCCG GGTTCAATGCTGCTGTAGCTGGTTGTTTTTTCGCTGTGGAGTCGGTGTTGTGGCCATCACCAGCAGAGTCGTCCGTATCGCTTACAAATACCACTTCTATGGTTATACTTAGTGCGGTAATAGCTGCTGTAGTTTCGGAAATTGGTCTTGGTTCTGAACCAGCATTTAAGGTTCCAGAATATGACTTCCGCTCACCTAgtg AGCTCCCACTATACTTATTGCTGGGTATGCTATGCGGCTTCGTTTCATTGATCTTATCTAGGTGCACGTCATACATGTTGGTAATTGTTGAGAATCTTCACAGTTCCATTGGCATACCACGGGCTTTGTTCCCTGTAATGGGAGGCCTAGCTGTTGGGTTGATAGCCTTGGCATATCCTGAAATCCTTTACTGGGGCTTTGAGAATGTTGACATTTTGTTAGAATCTCGACCATTTGTTAAAGGTTTATCGGCTGATCTATTGCTTCAGCTGGTAGCAGTCAAAATAGTAGCAACCTCTTTGTGCCGGGCCTCTGGATTAGTGGGAGGCTACTATGCCCCGTCCCTCTTTATTGGTGCTGCAACAGGAATGGCATATGGGAAATTCATTAGTCTTGCAGTTGCTCAATCCAATTCTCTGATTCATCTCTCGATATTGGAAGTGGCATCACCCCAAGCATATGGCCTG GTTGGAATGGCTGCTACTCTTGCAGGGGTGTGTCAGGTTCCTCTCACTGCAGTTTTATTGCTTTTCGAATTGACACAGGACTATCGGATAGTTTTACCGCTACTTGGAGCAGTAGGACTATCCTCATGGATTACTTCTGGACAGACGAGGAGAATTGATGTCaaggagattaaaaaaatcaagCAAAATAGTTCTACTACGACCCCACAACCTGAAATGTCTTCCTCTTCTACAATGGGCGCATCTTCTTCTGCACTTGCTGAAAAGGCATCTTATATGAGTAACCTTTGTGAAGTTGAAAGTTCACTTTGTATAAATGATTCTGATATTGAAGCCAAAGAGTTAGAAAAGAGAATATTTGTTTCTGAAGCCATGAGAACAAGATATGTGACTGTCTTGATGAGCAGTACACTTAATGACACAGTGAGTCTCATGCTTACAGAGAAGCAGTCCTGTGCAATGATTGTTAATGATCATAACATCTTGATTGGTTTGCTGACACTTGGAGGCATTGAAGAGTTCAGCAAAATTGTGAAAGCAAGAAGCAAAAGAACCAAG GAGCTTTTGGTATCTGAAATGTGTACTTTGGATGAGGAAATATGTCGAGTACCATGGACTGCTACACCTGGGATGGATCTTCTTTCTGTTCAAATTATCATGAATAAGCATGGTGTGAGTCAAGTACCAGTTATAGAGGATGTTGAAGATCACCGAGGGCATTTAGTTGGCCTGTTAGACGCAGAATGTATCGATCTAACTTGCAG AGCTCTAGCAACTAGAGAATTCCTAAGCTAA
- the LOC121257455 gene encoding chloride channel protein CLC-e isoform X2, whose product MRSLEWTWRFTNLKRHCFYQKPPGPPLLLISASFCNKISLQSLNNSFSSPVYNCSSYTESGIGLRPPSALPDGGKFDEDDMGADGSKEEEEEEDEKQQLRSVATASTISVAEESNSATIISSCLVGLLTGVAVVLFNNAVHEIRDVSWDGIPYRGASWLREEPTQVIWKQVILVPACGGLIVSLLNLLRADPSLQSDQQDSSPPPSSAPTISLSLPNNVKAALRPFLKAVAACVTLGTGNSLGPEGPSVDIGTSIAKGVGTLFDKSPNRKLSLVAAGSAAGIASGFNAAVAGCFFAVESVLWPSPAESSVSLTNTTSMVILSAVIAAVVSEIGLGSEPAFKVPEYDFRSPSELPLYLLLGMLCGFVSLILSRCTSYMLVIVENLHSSIGIPRALFPVMGGLAVGLIALAYPEILYWGFENVDILLESRPFVKGLSADLLLQLVAVKIVATSLCRASGLVGGYYAPSLFIGAATGMAYGKFISLAVAQSNSLIHLSILEVASPQAYGLVGMAATLAGVCQVPLTAVLLLFELTQDYRIVLPLLGAVGLSSWITSGQTRRIDVKEIKKIKQNSSTTTPQPEMSSSSTMGASSSALAEKASYMSNLCEVESSLCINDSDIEAKELEKRIFVSEAMRTRYVTVLMSSTLNDTVSLMLTEKQSCAMIVNDHNILIGLLTLGGIEEFSKIVKARSKRTKELLVSEMCTLDEEICRVPWTATPGMDLLSVQIIMNKHGVSQVPVIEDVEDHRGHLVGLLDAE is encoded by the exons atGCGGAGTTTGGAATGGACATGGCGCTTCACCAATTTGAAGCGCCACTGTTTCTATCAGAAGCCACCAGGCCCTCCGCTCCTCCTCATCTCCGCCTCTTTCTGCAACAAAATTTCACTCCAATCTCTCAACAACTCGTTTTCGTCACCGGTTTACAATTGCAGTAGCTATACGGAATCCGGGATTGGACTCAGGCCTCCCTCTGCTCTGCCTGATGGTGGAAAGTTCGATGAGGATGATATGGGTGCGGACGGaagtaaagaagaagaagaagaagaagatgaaaaacaGCAGCTCAGAAGCGTGGCAACCGCTTCAACAATTTCCGTCGCAGAAGAATCTAATTCGGCGACAATAATATCCTCTTGCTTGGTTGGTCTTCTTACAGGCGTTGCCGTTGTGCTCTTCAATAACGCA GTGCACGAGATACGTGACGTTTCCTGGGATGGGATTCCGTATCGGGGTGCCTCGTGGTTGAGAGAAGAGCCCACTCAAGTGATATGGAAGCAAGTCATTTTGGTCCCTGCTTGTGGGGGCCTCATTGTGAGCTTGTTGAACCTGCTTCGAGCTGATCCTTCTCTGCAATCGGACCAACAAGACTCTTCTCCTCCCCCTTCTTCCGCACCAACCATTTCGCTTTCGCTGCCTAATAATGTTAAGGCTGCATTGAGACCATTTTTAAAGGCAGTCGCTGCTTGTGTCACCCTCGGCACGGGGAATTCCTTAGGGCCTGAAGGTCCTAGTGTTGATATAGGCACTTCCATTGCCAAAGGTGTTGGCACTTTGTTCGACAAAAGTCCCAATAGAAAGCTCTCTCTTGTGGCTGCGGGATCAGCTGCTGGAATCGCTTCCG GGTTCAATGCTGCTGTAGCTGGTTGTTTTTTCGCTGTGGAGTCGGTGTTGTGGCCATCACCAGCAGAGTCGTCCGTATCGCTTACAAATACCACTTCTATGGTTATACTTAGTGCGGTAATAGCTGCTGTAGTTTCGGAAATTGGTCTTGGTTCTGAACCAGCATTTAAGGTTCCAGAATATGACTTCCGCTCACCTAgtg AGCTCCCACTATACTTATTGCTGGGTATGCTATGCGGCTTCGTTTCATTGATCTTATCTAGGTGCACGTCATACATGTTGGTAATTGTTGAGAATCTTCACAGTTCCATTGGCATACCACGGGCTTTGTTCCCTGTAATGGGAGGCCTAGCTGTTGGGTTGATAGCCTTGGCATATCCTGAAATCCTTTACTGGGGCTTTGAGAATGTTGACATTTTGTTAGAATCTCGACCATTTGTTAAAGGTTTATCGGCTGATCTATTGCTTCAGCTGGTAGCAGTCAAAATAGTAGCAACCTCTTTGTGCCGGGCCTCTGGATTAGTGGGAGGCTACTATGCCCCGTCCCTCTTTATTGGTGCTGCAACAGGAATGGCATATGGGAAATTCATTAGTCTTGCAGTTGCTCAATCCAATTCTCTGATTCATCTCTCGATATTGGAAGTGGCATCACCCCAAGCATATGGCCTG GTTGGAATGGCTGCTACTCTTGCAGGGGTGTGTCAGGTTCCTCTCACTGCAGTTTTATTGCTTTTCGAATTGACACAGGACTATCGGATAGTTTTACCGCTACTTGGAGCAGTAGGACTATCCTCATGGATTACTTCTGGACAGACGAGGAGAATTGATGTCaaggagattaaaaaaatcaagCAAAATAGTTCTACTACGACCCCACAACCTGAAATGTCTTCCTCTTCTACAATGGGCGCATCTTCTTCTGCACTTGCTGAAAAGGCATCTTATATGAGTAACCTTTGTGAAGTTGAAAGTTCACTTTGTATAAATGATTCTGATATTGAAGCCAAAGAGTTAGAAAAGAGAATATTTGTTTCTGAAGCCATGAGAACAAGATATGTGACTGTCTTGATGAGCAGTACACTTAATGACACAGTGAGTCTCATGCTTACAGAGAAGCAGTCCTGTGCAATGATTGTTAATGATCATAACATCTTGATTGGTTTGCTGACACTTGGAGGCATTGAAGAGTTCAGCAAAATTGTGAAAGCAAGAAGCAAAAGAACCAAG GAGCTTTTGGTATCTGAAATGTGTACTTTGGATGAGGAAATATGTCGAGTACCATGGACTGCTACACCTGGGATGGATCTTCTTTCTGTTCAAATTATCATGAATAAGCATGGTGTGAGTCAAGTACCAGTTATAGAGGATGTTGAAGATCACCGAGGGCATTTAGTTGGCCTGTTAGACGCAGAAT AG